The following proteins are co-located in the Streptomyces asiaticus genome:
- a CDS encoding MetQ/NlpA family ABC transporter substrate-binding protein, with the protein MPFVHDHGFELKSRLPRRIAITAALSAVALAVGSLVAARVGGEDHPPLGKTLKVGYNQGSIPQSAIVKYIADKVDQDRGIRVEPYPVNDANQVNGSTADGKLAANITQHAEWLKVIVANEGYEAKAVQPVFTQAFALYSQKYGSVRELPYGARITLPNDPANQTQALLTLQKVGLIKLKKDVDPLTAQLGDIAENPHDFHWHEVSLDAIARSLPDVDAAINYAYKFRVAKIPIKQRILLPPADERFAIQLVVGDAYADDPAITRLKAAFADPRVARFIKNSLDVETQPAKIPADQRQRAAP; encoded by the coding sequence ATGCCTTTCGTCCATGACCACGGCTTCGAGCTGAAGTCCAGACTGCCCCGCCGCATCGCCATCACGGCCGCGCTCAGCGCCGTCGCCCTCGCCGTCGGCTCGCTGGTCGCCGCGCGAGTGGGCGGCGAGGACCACCCGCCCCTGGGGAAGACCCTGAAGGTCGGCTACAACCAGGGGAGCATTCCGCAGAGCGCCATCGTGAAGTACATCGCCGACAAGGTCGACCAGGACCGCGGCATCAGGGTCGAGCCCTACCCCGTCAACGACGCCAACCAGGTCAACGGCTCGACCGCGGACGGCAAGCTCGCCGCGAACATCACCCAGCACGCCGAGTGGCTCAAGGTCATCGTGGCCAACGAGGGCTACGAGGCGAAGGCCGTCCAGCCCGTCTTCACCCAGGCGTTCGCCCTCTACTCGCAGAAGTACGGCAGTGTGCGGGAACTGCCGTACGGCGCGCGGATCACCCTGCCCAACGACCCGGCGAACCAGACCCAGGCGCTGCTGACCCTCCAGAAGGTCGGGCTCATCAAGCTCAAGAAGGATGTGGACCCGCTCACCGCACAGCTGGGCGACATCGCCGAGAACCCACACGACTTCCACTGGCACGAGGTGTCCCTGGACGCCATCGCCCGCTCCCTCCCGGACGTCGACGCCGCCATCAACTACGCCTACAAGTTCCGGGTCGCCAAGATCCCGATCAAGCAGCGCATCCTGCTGCCCCCGGCCGACGAACGCTTCGCCATCCAGCTCGTCGTCGGCGACGCCTACGCCGACGACCCCGCCATCACCCGGCTCAAGGCCGCGTTCGCCGACCCGCGGGTGGCCCGGTTCATCAAGAACAGCCTCGATGTGGAGACCCAGCCCGCCAAGATCCCCGCCGACCAGCGTCAGCGAGCCGCCCCATGA
- a CDS encoding methionine ABC transporter ATP-binding protein, with amino-acid sequence MIRVEKLHKTFGTGTRARPVLHDVDLNIAQGTVGAVVGPSGAGKSTLARCVNLLERPTSGRVWVAGTDVTDLPERDLRHARRAIGTVFQSANLLRRRTAAQNVAMPLRYLGVTAREEKRRVAELLERVGLTDRADDYPAQLSGGQRQRVGIARALALRPKVLLSDEATSGLDPAATRSVLALLRELRTDLDLAILLITHEMEVVREVADTAALLREGRVIESGPVHQLVADPHSALGNALLPDRPVSLDRQGLGTWRLTYQGRSVPTDWLTRLGADHGLDVHLLSATVEEIAGRAAGRATVAVGHDRADELTAALDGWGIHAEPLPPGHSGPAEEPAASEPAPEAAAETVEGAVV; translated from the coding sequence GTGATCCGTGTAGAGAAACTGCACAAGACCTTCGGCACCGGTACCCGTGCGCGGCCGGTGCTCCATGACGTCGACCTGAACATCGCGCAGGGCACCGTCGGCGCCGTCGTCGGCCCCAGTGGCGCGGGGAAGAGCACTCTGGCCCGCTGCGTCAATTTGCTCGAACGCCCCACGTCCGGGCGGGTATGGGTGGCTGGAACCGATGTGACGGACCTCCCGGAGCGTGACCTCCGCCATGCCCGGCGGGCCATCGGAACGGTCTTCCAGTCGGCCAATCTGCTGCGCCGGCGTACGGCGGCGCAGAACGTCGCGATGCCACTGCGCTATCTCGGCGTGACCGCGCGGGAGGAGAAGCGTCGCGTCGCCGAACTGCTGGAGCGGGTCGGCCTCACGGACCGGGCCGACGACTACCCGGCCCAGCTCTCCGGTGGCCAGCGCCAACGCGTGGGTATCGCACGCGCGTTGGCCCTGCGGCCCAAGGTGCTGCTGTCCGACGAGGCCACCTCCGGTCTCGACCCGGCCGCCACCCGGTCCGTCCTCGCCCTGCTGCGCGAGCTGCGCACCGACCTGGATCTGGCCATCCTCCTGATCACCCACGAGATGGAAGTGGTCCGCGAGGTGGCGGACACCGCCGCCCTGCTGCGCGAGGGGCGCGTCATCGAGTCGGGGCCCGTCCACCAGCTGGTGGCCGACCCGCACTCCGCGCTGGGCAACGCGCTCCTTCCCGACCGGCCGGTCTCCTTGGACCGGCAGGGGCTCGGCACATGGCGGCTCACCTACCAGGGGCGCTCGGTGCCCACGGACTGGCTGACGCGGCTCGGTGCGGACCACGGGCTCGATGTCCATCTGCTGTCCGCGACGGTGGAGGAGATCGCCGGGCGGGCCGCGGGCCGTGCGACCGTCGCGGTCGGCCACGACCGGGCGGACGAGCTGACCGCTGCCCTGGACGGCTGGGGCATCCACGCCGAACCGCTGCCCCCAGGCCACAGTGGACCGGCCGAAGAACCGGCGGCCTCCGAACCAGCCCCCGAGGCGGCCGCGGAGACGGTCGAGGGGGCGGTCGTATGA
- a CDS encoding NtaA/DmoA family FMN-dependent monooxygenase (This protein belongs to a clade of FMN-dependent monooxygenases, within a broader family of flavin-dependent oxidoreductases, the luciferase-like monooxygenase (LMM) family, some of whose members use coenzyme F420 rather than FMN.) codes for MTRRLSLLVNITGAGNHPGAWALPGRAPDAYVDPDHHLRVARTAERGALDGVFLADIPALHGDIGRGPGQALEPSMLLTYLAAATERIGVVFTGSTTFNEPYNLARRVLSIDHASRGRAGWNAVATFFPGAARNFGLGTVLDPDTRYRRAEEFIGLVHRLWDSWEDGALIADTDGARFADPGRIHAADHTGEFFDVAGPLNVPRSPQGRPVTVQAGASPPGVALAGRFAEAVYTPLLDREAARDYRARLAGQARRYGREVSGIRLLPGLTPVIGSTEAEARARFAALEAGVHQDAQQLARVARTLGLDPATTDPEAPLTEAQLSGPPPDRLPTGFFRTHAEIARREGLSLAGLAARTIGGHRSVVGTPERIADDITGWWSAGLVDGFTLLPDALPDGLDTFVDHVVPILRERGVFRHGYTGTTLRDHLGLPVPPSSYEPSGEKGATAR; via the coding sequence ATGACACGCCGACTCAGTCTGCTGGTGAACATCACCGGCGCCGGAAACCACCCCGGGGCCTGGGCCCTGCCCGGTCGGGCCCCGGACGCCTATGTCGATCCGGACCACCATCTGCGGGTGGCCCGTACCGCCGAGCGCGGCGCCCTCGACGGGGTGTTCCTCGCCGATATCCCCGCCCTCCACGGCGACATCGGCCGGGGCCCCGGGCAGGCCCTGGAACCCTCGATGCTGCTGACCTACCTCGCCGCCGCCACCGAGCGCATCGGGGTCGTCTTCACCGGGTCCACCACCTTCAACGAGCCCTACAACCTCGCCCGCCGGGTGCTCTCGATCGACCACGCCTCGCGGGGGCGCGCCGGATGGAACGCGGTCGCCACCTTCTTCCCCGGGGCGGCGCGGAACTTCGGTCTCGGCACCGTGCTCGACCCCGACACCCGCTACCGCAGGGCGGAGGAGTTCATCGGCCTGGTGCACCGGCTGTGGGATTCCTGGGAGGACGGCGCGCTCATCGCGGACACCGACGGCGCGCGCTTCGCCGACCCCGGCCGGATTCACGCAGCCGACCACACCGGCGAGTTCTTCGACGTCGCGGGGCCGCTCAATGTGCCGCGCTCCCCGCAGGGCCGCCCCGTGACGGTGCAGGCCGGGGCCTCGCCACCGGGCGTGGCCCTCGCGGGACGCTTCGCCGAGGCCGTCTACACCCCGCTGCTCGACCGCGAGGCGGCGCGCGACTACCGCGCCCGGCTCGCCGGACAGGCGCGGCGGTACGGACGTGAGGTGTCCGGCATCCGGCTGCTGCCCGGTCTCACCCCGGTGATCGGCAGCACCGAGGCGGAGGCCCGCGCGCGCTTCGCCGCGCTGGAGGCGGGCGTACACCAGGACGCGCAGCAGCTCGCCCGGGTGGCCCGTACGCTCGGCCTCGACCCCGCCACCACCGACCCCGAAGCCCCTTTGACCGAGGCCCAGTTGTCGGGACCGCCACCGGACCGGCTGCCCACCGGGTTCTTCCGCACCCATGCCGAGATCGCCCGCCGTGAGGGGCTGTCCCTGGCCGGGCTCGCCGCGCGCACCATCGGCGGCCACCGGTCGGTCGTCGGCACCCCCGAACGGATCGCGGACGACATCACCGGCTGGTGGTCGGCCGGTCTGGTGGACGGTTTCACCCTGCTGCCCGACGCGCTGCCCGACGGCCTGGACACCTTCGTCGACCACGTCGTGCCGATCCTGCGGGAACGCGGCGTGTTCCGCCACGGCTACACGGGCACCACCCTCCGCGACCACCTGGGGCTCCCCGTACCGCCGTCGTCATACGAGCCTTCCGGA
- a CDS encoding FAD-binding oxidoreductase, producing MLALDVVLADGTALHTGHRSVKGVTGLDLTALFIGSEGTLGVIVGATVRLRPLPAATATVLLPVRTDGHAAAAGLALQRGIKAVFDPLGILNPGKAL from the coding sequence GTGCTGGCGCTCGATGTGGTGCTCGCCGACGGAACCGCCCTGCACACCGGCCACCGCAGCGTCAAAGGGGTCACCGGCCTGGACCTGACCGCCCTGTTCATCGGTTCCGAGGGCACCCTGGGAGTGATCGTCGGCGCCACCGTGCGGCTCCGTCCGCTCCCGGCGGCGACCGCCACCGTCCTGCTGCCGGTGCGGACCGACGGACACGCCGCCGCGGCCGGACTCGCACTCCAGCGCGGCATCAAGGCCGTCTTCGACCCACTCGGCATCCTCAACCCCGGCAAGGCCCTCTGA
- a CDS encoding methionine ABC transporter permease produces the protein MSTELDRLWPLLFPAIGQTLQMVAAVMLIVVAVGTPVGVVLHNASPGALFPHRALRATLSWVVNLGRSLPFLILMAAIIPFTRYVAGTTIGVSAAIVPMSLAGIPYFARLVETALREVPREATEAGRAAAGSRLQVIVSVQLAEALPALAGSLTIAIIGMLEFSAIAGTIGAGGIGYLTISYGYERFDTTVMTATIVTLVVMVQVIQFTGDRIVRRLAH, from the coding sequence ATGAGCACCGAGCTCGACCGGCTCTGGCCACTGCTCTTCCCCGCGATCGGGCAGACCCTCCAGATGGTCGCCGCCGTCATGCTCATCGTCGTCGCCGTGGGCACCCCGGTGGGCGTGGTGCTCCACAACGCCTCGCCCGGCGCGCTGTTTCCGCACCGGGCGCTGCGGGCCACGCTGAGCTGGGTGGTCAACCTGGGCCGTTCGCTGCCGTTTCTGATCCTGATGGCCGCGATCATTCCGTTCACCCGGTACGTAGCGGGCACGACCATCGGGGTGTCCGCCGCGATCGTGCCGATGTCGCTCGCGGGCATCCCCTACTTCGCGCGGCTGGTGGAAACGGCCCTGCGGGAAGTGCCCCGCGAGGCCACCGAAGCGGGGCGCGCCGCCGCCGGCTCACGCCTTCAGGTGATCGTGTCCGTGCAGCTGGCGGAGGCGCTGCCCGCGCTCGCGGGAAGCCTGACCATCGCGATCATCGGCATGCTGGAATTCTCCGCCATCGCCGGGACCATCGGCGCGGGTGGCATCGGCTATCTGACCATCAGCTACGGCTACGAGCGCTTCGACACGACGGTCATGACCGCCACGATCGTCACGCTCGTCGTCATGGTGCAGGTGATCCAGTTCACCGGCGACCGCATCGTGCGCCGCCTCGCCCACTGA
- a CDS encoding GNAT family N-acetyltransferase: protein MTHTPTPAVTPAAAPVPGGPVRWAALGWDDPAAAELRALMDAEIKPRYAAFGPRPHLPPPPTADEVAVTWVAFTGSGEPVATASLRALPGDRWEIKRVFVRADRRGRGLAVAALAAVEAAAVERGVAELMSQTGVRQPEAAALYVREGWYRIPPYPPYSRDPYSVCFAKRLPATGGAERGSHA from the coding sequence ATGACCCATACGCCAACCCCTGCCGTCACCCCCGCCGCCGCGCCCGTCCCGGGCGGGCCCGTCCGCTGGGCGGCACTCGGCTGGGACGACCCGGCGGCCGCCGAGCTGCGGGCGCTGATGGACGCGGAGATCAAACCCCGCTATGCCGCCTTCGGGCCGCGCCCGCATCTGCCGCCGCCGCCCACCGCCGACGAAGTGGCCGTCACCTGGGTCGCCTTCACCGGCTCCGGCGAACCCGTCGCCACCGCCTCGCTGCGCGCGCTGCCCGGTGACCGGTGGGAGATCAAGCGCGTCTTCGTCCGTGCCGACCGCCGCGGCCGCGGGCTGGCCGTGGCGGCGCTGGCCGCCGTCGAGGCGGCCGCGGTCGAACGGGGTGTGGCGGAACTGATGTCGCAGACGGGCGTCCGGCAGCCGGAGGCCGCCGCCCTCTACGTACGCGAGGGCTGGTACCGCATCCCGCCCTATCCGCCCTACTCCCGCGACCCGTACAGCGTCTGCTTCGCCAAACGGCTGCCCGCCACCGGCGGTGCGGAGCGGGGGAGCCATGCGTGA
- a CDS encoding PLP-dependent aminotransferase family protein gives MALSRRGADTTALGGFGDPPPTGVPGFLPLTSGTPADGALPVKELAEAAAGVFGGPSAATAFQYSGVEGTPELREWIGRHEGVAAERVLVTNGALHSLSLVFDALLDPGDLVAVEDPVYPLALRVLGRSHVTYLPVPTGPDGLDVDALAAALEGGARPKVLYTVPDFHNPTGATLPAPARVRLVELAERYGFTVVADSPYRELRYSGGHVPQLSTGSDRVVRVNSFSKTLGPGLRLGWIVGPPWLLPAVARLRANQDQHPSTLTQAIATALLTTPGRFDRITADARALYGRRARALHEALGAALPGRVEAVPPEGGLFVWAKVLDDAPDLHAARARAHTLGTDFGVGSHFSPPGGSGSPVHIRLGIGAVAEHDIATAVGRLAEALHPETAR, from the coding sequence ATGGCCCTCTCCCGCCGCGGTGCCGATACCACCGCCCTGGGCGGCTTCGGCGATCCGCCCCCGACCGGAGTCCCCGGCTTCCTCCCGCTCACCAGCGGCACCCCCGCCGACGGGGCGCTTCCCGTCAAGGAGCTGGCCGAGGCCGCGGCCGGGGTGTTCGGCGGTCCGTCCGCGGCCACCGCGTTCCAGTACTCCGGCGTGGAGGGGACACCGGAGCTGCGCGAGTGGATCGGCCGCCACGAAGGGGTCGCCGCGGAGCGGGTGCTCGTCACCAACGGGGCACTCCACTCGCTCTCGCTGGTCTTCGACGCGCTGCTCGACCCCGGCGACCTGGTCGCCGTCGAGGACCCGGTCTACCCGCTCGCGCTGCGCGTCCTCGGCCGGTCCCATGTCACGTATCTGCCGGTCCCCACCGGGCCGGACGGCCTGGACGTCGACGCCCTCGCGGCGGCGCTCGAAGGCGGCGCCCGCCCCAAGGTCCTCTACACCGTGCCCGACTTCCACAACCCCACCGGTGCCACGCTTCCCGCCCCCGCCCGCGTCCGGCTCGTCGAACTCGCCGAGCGCTACGGCTTCACGGTCGTCGCCGACAGCCCGTACCGCGAACTGCGGTACTCCGGCGGCCACGTACCCCAGCTCAGCACCGGCAGCGACCGGGTGGTCCGCGTCAACAGCTTCTCCAAGACCCTCGGGCCCGGTCTGCGCCTGGGCTGGATCGTCGGCCCGCCCTGGCTGCTCCCGGCGGTGGCGCGGCTGCGCGCCAACCAGGACCAGCACCCCTCGACCCTCACCCAGGCCATCGCCACCGCGCTCCTGACCACGCCCGGTCGCTTCGACCGCATCACCGCCGACGCGCGGGCGCTGTACGGGCGCAGGGCACGCGCCCTCCACGAGGCGCTCGGCGCGGCGCTCCCGGGCCGTGTCGAGGCCGTACCGCCGGAGGGCGGGCTGTTCGTGTGGGCGAAGGTGCTGGACGACGCTCCGGATCTGCACGCGGCGCGGGCCCGCGCCCACACGCTCGGCACCGACTTCGGGGTCGGCAGCCACTTCTCCCCGCCCGGCGGCAGCGGCTCCCCGGTCCACATCCGCCTCGGCATCGGCGCCGTGGCCGAGCACGACATCGCCACGGCGGTCGGCCGGCTCGCCGAGGCACTGCACCCGGAGACGGCCCGATGA
- a CDS encoding ABC transporter permease, with the protein MSAATAAVEPTADTGTRASAVVALCRAAARVATGIGVMWAAATAAYVVLHTMPGKIEDILVGDQTYPGAQEAVAAEWGLDRPPVVQYLDYLWRLLHGDLGTSYAMRQPVASVVGGQLWPTVQLTLAAAGVAIGLALAVAVGTAGRARPLRALASVAELVATSMPVYWLGILLLMVFSFGLGWFPLTADSGVASLVLPAVTLGLPMAGLLSQVLRESLEATLEQPFITTIRARGVGETLVRLRHALKHALAPVINLGGWTIGSLLGGAVITETVFGRPGLGAVTLTAVTNKDVPVVLAVVLLAAFAYVVISTFVDVVNLLIDPRLRTR; encoded by the coding sequence ATGAGCGCCGCCACCGCCGCGGTGGAGCCCACCGCCGACACGGGGACCCGAGCGAGCGCCGTCGTGGCCCTGTGCCGGGCCGCCGCGCGCGTCGCCACCGGCATCGGTGTGATGTGGGCCGCCGCCACCGCCGCGTACGTGGTGCTGCACACCATGCCGGGGAAGATCGAGGACATCCTGGTGGGCGACCAGACCTATCCGGGCGCCCAGGAGGCGGTCGCCGCGGAATGGGGCCTGGACCGGCCGCCGGTCGTGCAGTACCTCGACTATCTGTGGCGGCTGCTCCACGGCGACCTCGGCACCTCGTACGCGATGCGGCAGCCGGTCGCCTCCGTCGTCGGCGGCCAGCTGTGGCCGACGGTCCAGCTCACCCTGGCGGCCGCCGGAGTGGCCATCGGCCTCGCACTGGCCGTGGCCGTCGGCACGGCGGGCCGGGCCCGTCCGCTGCGCGCGCTCGCCTCCGTGGCCGAACTCGTCGCCACCTCCATGCCGGTGTACTGGCTCGGGATTCTGCTGCTGATGGTGTTCTCCTTCGGCCTGGGCTGGTTCCCGCTGACCGCCGACAGCGGTGTGGCCTCGCTGGTGCTGCCCGCCGTCACCCTCGGGCTGCCGATGGCCGGGCTGCTGTCGCAGGTGCTCCGCGAGTCCCTGGAGGCCACGCTGGAGCAGCCGTTCATCACCACAATTCGCGCGCGAGGTGTCGGCGAGACACTGGTGCGGCTGCGCCACGCCCTCAAGCACGCCCTGGCGCCGGTGATCAACCTGGGCGGCTGGACGATCGGCTCCCTGCTCGGCGGCGCCGTCATCACCGAGACCGTCTTCGGCCGGCCGGGGCTCGGCGCCGTCACGCTGACCGCCGTGACCAACAAGGACGTTCCGGTCGTGCTCGCCGTCGTCCTGCTCGCCGCCTTCGCGTACGTGGTGATCTCCACGTTCGTCGATGTCGTCAACCTGCTCATCGACCCGAGGCTGAGGACCCGATGA
- a CDS encoding LLM class flavin-dependent oxidoreductase produces the protein MTLSPGRRHLHLNVNIFQSGIFAGAWRAPDGDPRAAFSLDHYIATARIAEAAKLDAVFLADTSVLTPDIAHRPEYALEPTVILAGIAAHTSRIGLIATASTSYNEPYNIARRFAALDHLSRGRAGFNAVTTAGPAAARNFGLDQAPAHRDRYRRAAEFVGVVGALWDSWDDDALIGDSARGVFADPARIHAIDHQGEFFRVQGPLNTPRSPQGRPVLVQAGGSPDGIELAAAHAEAVFSAAQTLDEGKAYYRAIKSRAAALGRDPDGIVVLPGLSTVVAATRDEALERLNGLQDLIPLRYGLDRLAALLGIDADALAPDAELPWDLIGPAEDVQGLQTFFTVTTDLARRERLTARQLIRRLGGGLGHRVVAGRPADIADTIEEWFTAGAADGFNLMPDVLPSGLAAFAEHVVPELRHRGLFRDDYAGATLRDHFGLARPPVARYAPDAAEVLVR, from the coding sequence ATGACCCTCTCGCCCGGCAGGCGACACCTGCACCTCAACGTCAACATCTTCCAGTCCGGGATCTTCGCGGGTGCGTGGCGCGCCCCCGACGGCGACCCGCGCGCCGCCTTCTCCCTCGACCACTACATCGCCACCGCCCGGATCGCCGAGGCCGCGAAGCTCGACGCGGTCTTCCTCGCCGACACCTCCGTCCTCACCCCCGATATCGCCCACCGCCCCGAATACGCGCTGGAACCCACCGTGATCCTGGCCGGGATCGCTGCCCACACCAGCCGTATCGGCCTGATCGCCACCGCCTCCACCAGCTACAACGAGCCCTACAACATCGCCCGCCGGTTCGCGGCGCTGGACCACCTCAGCCGGGGCCGCGCCGGGTTCAACGCGGTGACCACGGCCGGTCCCGCCGCCGCCCGCAACTTCGGTCTCGACCAGGCGCCCGCCCACCGTGACCGCTACCGGCGCGCCGCCGAGTTCGTCGGCGTCGTGGGCGCGTTGTGGGACAGCTGGGACGACGACGCGCTCATCGGGGACTCCGCGCGCGGTGTGTTCGCCGATCCGGCCCGTATCCACGCCATCGACCACCAGGGCGAGTTCTTCCGCGTCCAAGGGCCGCTGAACACCCCGCGATCGCCGCAGGGGCGCCCCGTCCTCGTCCAGGCGGGCGGCTCGCCCGACGGCATCGAACTCGCCGCCGCGCACGCCGAGGCCGTCTTCAGCGCCGCCCAGACCCTGGACGAGGGCAAGGCGTACTACCGGGCCATCAAGTCCCGCGCCGCCGCGCTCGGCCGCGACCCCGACGGGATCGTGGTGCTGCCCGGGCTGTCGACGGTGGTCGCCGCCACCCGCGACGAGGCGCTGGAGCGGCTGAACGGCCTCCAGGACCTCATTCCGCTCCGCTACGGTCTTGACCGGCTGGCCGCCCTCCTCGGCATCGACGCCGACGCCCTCGCCCCGGACGCGGAGCTGCCGTGGGACCTCATCGGCCCCGCCGAGGACGTCCAGGGGCTACAGACCTTCTTCACCGTCACCACCGACCTCGCCCGCCGCGAGCGGCTCACCGCCCGGCAGCTGATCCGGCGGCTCGGCGGCGGACTCGGCCACCGCGTCGTCGCCGGCCGGCCGGCCGACATCGCCGACACCATCGAGGAGTGGTTCACCGCGGGCGCGGCCGACGGCTTCAACCTGATGCCCGACGTGCTCCCCAGCGGCCTCGCGGCCTTCGCCGAGCACGTGGTGCCGGAGCTGCGCCACCGGGGGCTGTTCCGGGACGACTACGCGGGCGCCACGCTGCGCGACCACTTCGGCCTGGCCCGGCCCCCGGTCGCCCGGTACGCACCCGACGCGGCGGAGGTGCTGGTCCGATGA
- a CDS encoding ABC transporter substrate-binding protein — MRDLRPLAAVLIAALLLAGCAPSGAGSRTLSSGTSLTWGVTTEPQCFDPHRSTQQNAFIIIRNYVDSLISKKPDGTFAPWLTTRWKISKGGTVYTFRLRDDVTFSDGTRFDAKAAKANLDYVADPANATDAASLLVDYKRSTTPDPRTLRIELKKPDSSLLESFSSVKLGFLSPASLKKGDTLCEASRSLVGTGPFTVDGYTRGQSVRLAKNPRYHWPPGYSKHRGPAYLNTVTYRFLPEYSTRAGALSSGQVDAIEGVQPLDVPLFKGVKGFQYLTGPSRQTSFTLNVNYTRGPGADIRVRRALRDGADLDAVVKAVYRGTVPRAWSDIGPDNSDYDASLKGNWGNDPEKANRLLDEAGWTGRDSEGYRTKHGKRLTLEVGYPQPYVRDNRDVLIEALQAELRQNIGLDLDLKINTAGEFTDQKAHGNWTIYPNTLNPLDAGMELRQVLGSTEFLYGNVRGYDRKLDAMINRALATTDLDKRRPLLARIQRRAVDRAYIVPLFAPHYQIAATDEVHGLGFETQLDSPANNYAIRVGR; from the coding sequence ATGCGTGACCTCCGGCCGCTCGCCGCCGTCCTGATCGCCGCGCTTCTGCTTGCCGGATGCGCCCCGTCCGGTGCCGGATCCCGCACCTTGTCCTCCGGCACCTCCCTGACCTGGGGTGTCACCACCGAGCCGCAGTGCTTCGACCCGCACCGCTCCACCCAGCAGAACGCGTTCATCATCATCCGCAACTACGTCGACTCACTCATCTCGAAGAAGCCGGACGGCACCTTCGCGCCCTGGCTGACCACGCGCTGGAAGATCTCCAAGGGCGGCACCGTCTACACCTTCCGGCTCCGCGACGATGTGACGTTCAGCGATGGCACCCGCTTCGACGCGAAGGCCGCGAAGGCCAACCTCGACTACGTCGCCGACCCGGCGAACGCCACGGACGCCGCCAGCCTGCTCGTCGACTACAAGCGCAGCACCACCCCCGACCCGCGCACGCTGCGGATCGAGCTGAAGAAGCCCGACTCCTCGCTCCTGGAGTCGTTCTCCAGCGTCAAGCTGGGCTTCCTCTCGCCCGCCTCGCTGAAGAAGGGCGACACACTGTGCGAGGCGAGCCGGTCGCTCGTCGGCACCGGCCCGTTCACCGTCGACGGCTACACCCGTGGCCAGTCCGTGCGCCTCGCCAAGAACCCCCGCTACCACTGGCCGCCCGGCTACTCCAAGCACCGAGGTCCGGCGTACCTGAACACCGTCACCTACCGCTTCCTGCCCGAGTACTCCACCCGCGCGGGGGCGCTCTCCTCCGGTCAGGTCGACGCGATCGAGGGCGTACAGCCCCTGGACGTACCGCTGTTCAAGGGCGTCAAGGGCTTCCAGTACCTCACCGGCCCCTCCCGGCAGACCTCCTTCACCCTCAACGTCAATTACACCCGGGGCCCGGGCGCCGACATCCGGGTGCGGCGGGCGCTGCGCGACGGCGCCGACCTGGACGCGGTCGTGAAGGCCGTCTACCGGGGCACCGTGCCCCGCGCCTGGTCCGACATCGGGCCCGACAACTCCGACTACGACGCCTCGCTGAAGGGGAACTGGGGCAACGACCCCGAGAAGGCCAACCGGCTGCTGGACGAGGCCGGATGGACCGGACGCGACAGCGAGGGCTACCGCACCAAGCACGGCAAGCGGCTCACCCTGGAGGTCGGCTACCCCCAGCCGTATGTGCGCGACAACCGCGATGTGCTGATCGAGGCGCTCCAGGCCGAGCTGCGGCAGAACATCGGACTCGACCTCGACCTGAAGATCAACACGGCCGGGGAGTTCACCGACCAGAAGGCCCACGGCAACTGGACCATCTACCCGAACACGCTCAACCCGCTGGACGCGGGCATGGAGCTGCGACAGGTCCTCGGCAGCACCGAGTTCCTCTACGGCAACGTCCGCGGCTACGACAGAAAGCTCGACGCCATGATCAACCGGGCCCTGGCCACCACCGACCTGGACAAGCGGCGCCCGCTGCTGGCGAGGATCCAGCGGCGCGCCGTGGACCGGGCGTACATCGTGCCGCTGTTCGCCCCGCACTACCAGATCGCCGCCACCGACGAGGTCCACGGCCTCGGCTTCGAGACCCAGCTCGACTCGCCCGCCAACAACTACGCGATACGGGTCGGCCGATGA